A window of Phyllopteryx taeniolatus isolate TA_2022b chromosome 19, UOR_Ptae_1.2, whole genome shotgun sequence contains these coding sequences:
- the LOC133469049 gene encoding 7-methylguanosine phosphate-specific 5'-nucleotidase-like isoform X2, translating into MFGLKSSKHAVDSSVLLLKLVYKIPWICTALRTLVDVCPQLTKPEVMSVLSRSSVLMRQRDRVEETLDAMQQAGAASLHVISDFDMTLTRFAHNGKRVPTTHNILDSRLLVDEECGKKMRELLNTYYPIEIDASRTVEEKLPFMVEWWTKVHHLLVEQKIRKDLLAPAVRESNAATSMLRDGYRVFFDHLAQRDVPLLIFSGGVGDVLEEVIRQHGVFRPSVHVIANYMDFDHAGVLRAFKGDLIHTFNKRKGALSHVARFPELQARRSVLLLGDSLGDLNMAAGVPEPRRLLTVGFLNDQVDARRESYVNSFDIVVLAQDDTMDVPNAILRFVMSSGDNNGN; encoded by the exons ATGTTTGGACTAAAAAGTAGTAAACACGCCGTCGACAGCTCTGTGCTGCTTTTAAAACTG GTGTATAAAATTCCTTGGATATGTACAGCTTTGCGAACTCTAGTGGATGTATGCCCCCAGCTCACAAAACCAGAG GTGATGTCAGTACTGAGTAGGAGCTCGGTGCTGATGAGACAGCGTGACAGAGTGGAGGAAACGTTGGATGCCATGCAACAAGCGGGCGCCGCGAGCCTGCAT GTAATTTCTGACTTTGACATGACGCTGACCAGATTCGCCCACAATGGCAAAAGAGTTCCAAcaactcaca ACATTCTGGACAGCAGGTTGTTGGTTGATGAAGAGTGTGGCAAAAAG ATGAGAGAGCTGCTGAATACGTACTATCCCATCGAGATAGATGCTAGCCGGACTGTTGAAGAGAAGCTGCCCTTCATGGTGGAGTG gtGGACAAAGGTTCACCATCTGCTGGTGGAGCAGAAGATCCGGAAGGATCTTCTGGCTCCGGCTGTCAGGGAGTCCAACGCTGCCACCTCCATGCTCAG GGATGGCTACAGGGTGTTCTTCGACCATCTGGCCCAGCGTGACGTTCCTCTTCTCATCTTCTCTGGTGGCGTCGGAGACGTGCTGGAGGAAGTGATCCGACAGCACGGCGTCTTTCGTCCCAGCGTTCACGTCATCGCCAACTACATGGACTTTGACCACGCT GGCGTCCTGCGGGCCTTCAAGGGGGACCTGATCCACACGTTCAACAAGCGCAAGGGCGCTCTGTCGCACGTCGCCCGCTTCCCCGAACTCCAGGCTCGACGCAGCGTGCTGCTGCTGGGAGACTCTCTCGGTGACCTCAACATGGCGGCCGGCGTGCCCGAGCCTCGCCGCCTCCTCACTGTGGGCTTCCTCAACGACCAG GTGGACGCAAGGAGAGAGTCGTACGTCAACTCTTTTGACATCGTCGTGCTGGCGCAGGACGACACGATGGACGTCCCCAACGCCATCCTCAGGTTTGTGATGTCATCGGGAGACAACAACGGGAACTGA
- the LOC133469049 gene encoding 7-methylguanosine phosphate-specific 5'-nucleotidase-like isoform X3, translated as MFGLKSSKHAVDSSVLLLKLVMSVLSRSSVLMRQRDRVEETLDAMQQAGAASLHVISDFDMTLTRFAHNGKRVPTTHNILDSRLLVDEECGKKMRELLNTYYPIEIDASRTVEEKLPFMVEWWTKVHHLLVEQKIRKDLLAPAVRESNAATSMLRDGYRVFFDHLAQRDVPLLIFSGGVGDVLEEVIRQHGVFRPSVHVIANYMDFDHAGVLRAFKGDLIHTFNKRKGALSHVARFPELQARRSVLLLGDSLGDLNMAAGVPEPRRLLTVGFLNDQVDARRESYVNSFDIVVLAQDDTMDVPNAILRFVMSSGDNNGN; from the exons ATGTTTGGACTAAAAAGTAGTAAACACGCCGTCGACAGCTCTGTGCTGCTTTTAAAACTG GTGATGTCAGTACTGAGTAGGAGCTCGGTGCTGATGAGACAGCGTGACAGAGTGGAGGAAACGTTGGATGCCATGCAACAAGCGGGCGCCGCGAGCCTGCAT GTAATTTCTGACTTTGACATGACGCTGACCAGATTCGCCCACAATGGCAAAAGAGTTCCAAcaactcaca ACATTCTGGACAGCAGGTTGTTGGTTGATGAAGAGTGTGGCAAAAAG ATGAGAGAGCTGCTGAATACGTACTATCCCATCGAGATAGATGCTAGCCGGACTGTTGAAGAGAAGCTGCCCTTCATGGTGGAGTG gtGGACAAAGGTTCACCATCTGCTGGTGGAGCAGAAGATCCGGAAGGATCTTCTGGCTCCGGCTGTCAGGGAGTCCAACGCTGCCACCTCCATGCTCAG GGATGGCTACAGGGTGTTCTTCGACCATCTGGCCCAGCGTGACGTTCCTCTTCTCATCTTCTCTGGTGGCGTCGGAGACGTGCTGGAGGAAGTGATCCGACAGCACGGCGTCTTTCGTCCCAGCGTTCACGTCATCGCCAACTACATGGACTTTGACCACGCT GGCGTCCTGCGGGCCTTCAAGGGGGACCTGATCCACACGTTCAACAAGCGCAAGGGCGCTCTGTCGCACGTCGCCCGCTTCCCCGAACTCCAGGCTCGACGCAGCGTGCTGCTGCTGGGAGACTCTCTCGGTGACCTCAACATGGCGGCCGGCGTGCCCGAGCCTCGCCGCCTCCTCACTGTGGGCTTCCTCAACGACCAG GTGGACGCAAGGAGAGAGTCGTACGTCAACTCTTTTGACATCGTCGTGCTGGCGCAGGACGACACGATGGACGTCCCCAACGCCATCCTCAGGTTTGTGATGTCATCGGGAGACAACAACGGGAACTGA
- the LOC133469049 gene encoding 7-methylguanosine phosphate-specific 5'-nucleotidase-like isoform X1 yields MFGLKSSKHAVDSSVLLLKLEMSLQVYKIPWICTALRTLVDVCPQLTKPEVMSVLSRSSVLMRQRDRVEETLDAMQQAGAASLHVISDFDMTLTRFAHNGKRVPTTHNILDSRLLVDEECGKKMRELLNTYYPIEIDASRTVEEKLPFMVEWWTKVHHLLVEQKIRKDLLAPAVRESNAATSMLRDGYRVFFDHLAQRDVPLLIFSGGVGDVLEEVIRQHGVFRPSVHVIANYMDFDHAGVLRAFKGDLIHTFNKRKGALSHVARFPELQARRSVLLLGDSLGDLNMAAGVPEPRRLLTVGFLNDQVDARRESYVNSFDIVVLAQDDTMDVPNAILRFVMSSGDNNGN; encoded by the exons ATGTTTGGACTAAAAAGTAGTAAACACGCCGTCGACAGCTCTGTGCTGCTTTTAAAACTG GAAATGTCCTTGCAGGTGTATAAAATTCCTTGGATATGTACAGCTTTGCGAACTCTAGTGGATGTATGCCCCCAGCTCACAAAACCAGAG GTGATGTCAGTACTGAGTAGGAGCTCGGTGCTGATGAGACAGCGTGACAGAGTGGAGGAAACGTTGGATGCCATGCAACAAGCGGGCGCCGCGAGCCTGCAT GTAATTTCTGACTTTGACATGACGCTGACCAGATTCGCCCACAATGGCAAAAGAGTTCCAAcaactcaca ACATTCTGGACAGCAGGTTGTTGGTTGATGAAGAGTGTGGCAAAAAG ATGAGAGAGCTGCTGAATACGTACTATCCCATCGAGATAGATGCTAGCCGGACTGTTGAAGAGAAGCTGCCCTTCATGGTGGAGTG gtGGACAAAGGTTCACCATCTGCTGGTGGAGCAGAAGATCCGGAAGGATCTTCTGGCTCCGGCTGTCAGGGAGTCCAACGCTGCCACCTCCATGCTCAG GGATGGCTACAGGGTGTTCTTCGACCATCTGGCCCAGCGTGACGTTCCTCTTCTCATCTTCTCTGGTGGCGTCGGAGACGTGCTGGAGGAAGTGATCCGACAGCACGGCGTCTTTCGTCCCAGCGTTCACGTCATCGCCAACTACATGGACTTTGACCACGCT GGCGTCCTGCGGGCCTTCAAGGGGGACCTGATCCACACGTTCAACAAGCGCAAGGGCGCTCTGTCGCACGTCGCCCGCTTCCCCGAACTCCAGGCTCGACGCAGCGTGCTGCTGCTGGGAGACTCTCTCGGTGACCTCAACATGGCGGCCGGCGTGCCCGAGCCTCGCCGCCTCCTCACTGTGGGCTTCCTCAACGACCAG GTGGACGCAAGGAGAGAGTCGTACGTCAACTCTTTTGACATCGTCGTGCTGGCGCAGGACGACACGATGGACGTCCCCAACGCCATCCTCAGGTTTGTGATGTCATCGGGAGACAACAACGGGAACTGA